TTATCATCACACAGAAACATTGGCCAAAGTCTTGACATCACTTGGCTTTTATGTCATTAACACCCAATATTTTGACACTTTAAAAATTAGCTGTCCAGCAAAATTCTCATTAAAAACACTGAGAGAAAGGGCATTGAAACAACAAATTAACCTTCGGTATTTCTCTTCCGGAGAGATCGGTATAAGCATTGATGAAACAACCGGAAATGAAGATATTGCAAAACTTATCAAGCTATTTTCGACAACATTAGGGAATATGTCTTCGGTTACCTATTATGAACATAATGATACCACCTTGCCGCTATACCTTCAACGCTCTTCCCCTTTTCTGCAACAGCCCGTCTTCAATAAATATCACTCTGAAACAGAGATGATGCGTTATATCAAAAAACTGGAACGAAAGGACATCTCATTAGCTCATTCCATGATTTCGTTAGGGTCGTGTACTATGAAACTGAATGCTGCCGCTGAAATGCTGCCGCTAAATCATCCGGCATGGGGAACAATGCATCCATTTGTACCATCAGATCAGGCGCAGGGATACCATGAAATGTTTGCCCGCCTAAAAGACTTTCTATCAGAAATCACTGGATTTCCTGCTGTCACCTTTCAGCCTAACTCAGGCGCTGCAGGAGAATATACCGGATTAATTACCATCCGCAATTATTTTAAATCCCAAAAGCAATCACAGCGTAACGTTATCTTAATCCCGTCATCAGCACATGGAACTAATCCGGCCAGTGCAGTGCAGGCTGGTTATGAAGTAGTGGTTGTCAACTGCGACGATCGTGGCAATGTGGATGTAGCTGATCTGCGGACTAAAGCCGAACAACACAAAGAGCAACTAGCCGCTCTGATGATTACATATCCATCTACACATGGCGTTTTTGAAAGTGCTATTCGCGAAATTTGCGATATAGTACATAACAACGGTGGTCAGGTTTATATGGATGGAGCAAACATGAATGCCCAGGTAGGTCTTACTTCGCCGGCCACCATTGGGGCCGACATTTGCCATCTCAATCTGCATAAAACCTTTGCCATTCCTCATGGAGGAGGCGGTCCTGGTGTTGGCCCGGTTTGTGCAGCCAGTCATTTAGCGCCGTACCTTCCTCAACATCCTGTTATTGACAATGAAGTCACCTACACAGCTGTTGCTGCAGCTCCTTACGGCAGTGCTGCTATTTACGCCATTTCGTATGGTTATATCTGTATGATGGGAGCTGAGGGATTGACTGACGCAACTAAAATCGCCATTCTGAATGCAAATTATTTGGCCGCTAAGTTAAAAGACACGTACGGAATTGTCTATAGTGGAGAGACCGGACGTGTCGGACATGAAATGATCCTCGAATGCCGTCATTTCAAGGCAACATCAGGCATAACCGAAACCGATATTGCGAAGCGGTTGATGGACTTCGGATTTCATGCTCCAACTCTTTCGTTCCCTGTCCATGGCACTTTGATGGTAGAACCAACAGAAAGTGAATCACTGGCAGAACTCGACAGGTTTGTAGAAACCATGCTGACCATTTACAATGAAATCAAAGAAATTGAAAATGGCACAGCCGATCGAACAGACAATGTGCTCCTAAACTCGCCACACTGTGAATTTGATGTTATGTCCGACGCATGGAGTCATTCCTATTCACGCGAAAAGGCTGCATATCCTTTGGAATGGGTTCGTGAAAATAAATTCTGGTTACAGGTTGGACGTGTTGATAATGCCTATGGCGATCGGAATCTTGTCTGTACATGTAAATAGAAAAAATATTTGTTATCTTTGCAAAATACCTAGTTATTCAGCAAATTAAAACAATGGAAAATTCTGTACACTTACCGGAACCTGCGATACGAAGATTACCATGGTATTTGTCGTATGCCAAATTAGCGTTGGAAAAAGGAGAGACAACGATTTCATCAACACAGATTGCTTTTGCTATTGGCGTAGATTCTTCAGTAGTCGCTAAAGACCTGTCATACATAGATGTAGCAGGAAAGACACGAGTAGGTTATAATACCTTTACCCTGATTGAAGTTCTGGAAACATTTCTGGGATTTACCAAAAGCCATCCTGCTTTTTTATTTGGCGTAGGACGTCTTGGCGGAGCATTATTACAAGACAATGGATTACGTCAATTCGGACTCGAAATTATTGCTGCATTTGATGTGAAATATGAATTAGCCGGCACTAATATTAATCATATTCCTATTCATCATTTCGACAATATGTGCGAATTGCGACGTAAAACAGGTGTCGACATAGCGGTACTGACCGTTCCTATCAATCGGGCACAAGAAGTAGCTGATTTTTTGATAGAAGTCAATTTTAAAGCAATTTGGAATTTTACCCCTATCCGCATTAAGGTCCCTGATCATATTGTTGTACAGAACACTTCCATTTATGCACACCTAGCGGTAATGTACAACCGTTTGGAACAATTAAAAAACGAATAAATCACTATCCCGGTATTTCAAAATCCTGATAAAACTCAATCATAATTTACATGAAAGTTTTTGCTATCGGATGGAACTATTTGGATCATAATAAGGAGTTGGCTCATGATGAAATACCCACTGAGCCAACTTTTTTTATGAAAGCAGATACGGCCATCGTAAAAGACAACAAGCCGTTTTTCTATCCATCATTTTCACAGGAAATCGACTACGAGACAGAAATCGTTGTTCGCATTAACCGTTTAGGGAAAGGTATTGATGAAAAATTTGCCCCGCGCTATTACGGAGAAATCGGATTAGGAATTGACTTTACAGCCCGTGATTTACAGCGACGACAACGTGCTTCGGGTGGTCCGTGGGAAATCTGTAAATCATTCGATCAATCCGCACCGATAAGTCATTTTCTGAAAGTAAGTCAATTCCAAGACATTCAAAATATCAATTTCCATTTAGCCATTAACGGCAAAACTGTGCAAACAGGCAATACGCGTGATATGATTTTTCCAATCAATCAAATAATAGCCTATCTCAGCCATTTTTTCACACTAAAGACCGGAGATTTAATCTTTACCGGAACTCCTGTCAACGTAGGACCGGTCAACATTGGAGATCACTTACAAGGATTTATCGAAGATAATCTAATGCTCGACTTTTGGGTACGATAATTTTATGGCTATCTTTGACCTTTCAATTAAATTTCACCCATGACCCGACAAGCCTCCCTGTGGATATTGGCTTTGTTCTTAACCAGCTTTGCTAATGCCGCTTTTGCATCAGTGCATACCTATGCCAATCATTCAGTGCTTGCCCAGGGGACATGGATAAAAATCAGAATTGCTTCAACCGGATTTTACAGGCTAACTTTTGATGACCTAAGGAAAGCTGGGATAACCAATCCTCAGGATGTCCATGTATATGGCTATGGAGGAGCGGAATTACCAGAAGACTTCACAAAACCGTTTATCGACGATTTGCCTGATAATGCCGTTTATGTAGGCAGCAATTATATTGTTTTTTATGCCCAGGGGCCTATCAGTTGGCAATACAATACGACTCAAAAAAGATTCACACACGTCACCAACTGTTACTCTGATTATGGATACTACTTTATAAATCAAGGAAGTACACCAACAAAACGAATTTCATTAGCTACGGCAGACACCTCAATCCCGACAGACACAGCCGACTATTTCCTGGATTATGCCCTTCATGAAAAAGACCTGATCAATTTAGCAAATTCAGGCCGGGAATTTTATGGAGAAACGTTTAGCTATACCAATTCTTATACATTCCCTTTCACTTTCGTGAATGCCGACACTCGCAGAAATAGTTTTATAAGTATTGATGCTGTAGCCAATTCCACCAATACCAGCAGCTTTACGGTAAATGTTAATTCAGCAACAGTAGGTACTGTTGGAATTGCAGCGGTTAGTAGCATGTATGATCTTGCCCGTGATGGAAGCGGAGCTTTCCCATTTACACCAAATATGGATAATCTAAATGTCACGCTAACCTACAATCAGCCAAATTCTGTTGCAACAGGATACCTGAACTGGATCGAAATGAATGTTTATCGCAAGCTGATCATGACAAATAGTGTGATGTTTTTTCGTAATCCTGATTTTTTGAACACAGTAAAAATTCCACTTTTCACTCTCAGTAATGCCAATAATAATGTAGCAATCTGGAATATTACCGATCCGCAGAATATTCAAACGGTTCCAACAACCCGACAAGAGACAACACTTCGCTTTGTGTCATCTGCTTCAAACAAAAATTTACAACAGTTTGTAGCAATCGACACCTCTCAAATGTCCGCTTTACCATCTCCTGAAATAGTTCAGACAAATGTTCCCAATCAGGATCTTCATGCTCTTTCAGCGCAGGATATGGTTATTATTTCTCCTGATGCGTTTATCTCCGAAGCTGAACAACTGGCACAAATACATCGCGATCATGACCATTTAAAAGTGACCGTTGTAACCCCGGAACAAGTCTATAACGAATTTTCATCAGGGACACCAGATGCAACTGCCTACCGCAAGATCATGAAAATGCTGTATGATAAATATGGAAGCAATCCGACCACAGCTCCAAAATATTTATTACTCTTTGGCAGAGGCTGTTTTGACAATCGTGGCATCATTCCTACTTCAGAGCCAATACGACAACTTCTTGATTTCGAATCCTACAACTCCATTAGCCAAACAGCATCTTATATGTCCGATGACTATTTCGGCTTTTTAGATGACAATTCGGGAGTTAATCTTAATTCTGACATATTGCGTATTGGTGTCGGTCGTTTCCCAATCTATACCGTCGATCAGGCCGAAGCAACCGTTAACAAAACGATTCAATACATTGAAAATCAAAACACCGGTTATTGGAAAAACCAGGTTTGCTTTGTAGGTGATTACTATGCCGGCGATGCTCCTGACTACGACATTCACATGACACAGGCAGACAGCATAGCTTCCATTACGGCAAGTGCCAATCCCTATGTTCAGGTCAACAAAATTTATCTGGATGCTTTCCAAGCAGTTACAAACGCAACCAGTGTCACATATCCCACAGCAAAAGATAAGCTATTGAACCTCATTAAATCAGGAGTACTGTTGTTAAATTACACCGGACATGGTGGAACGTCAGGTTGGTCGAATTCACAAATACTGACCACAGACGACATTCAATCTATGTACAATCAGAATCTAGCCCTTTGGGTAACAGCCACGTGCGATTTCACCCGATGCGATTATACGGATTTAA
The sequence above is drawn from the Microbacter margulisiae genome and encodes:
- the gcvP gene encoding aminomethyl-transferring glycine dehydrogenase; translation: MKNDSFVDRHNGITGNDLPVMLNAIGVKTLDNLIDLTIPSDIKLKKPLQLPPAMSEYEYSNHILSLAEKNKIFKTYIGMGYYNTITPAVIWRNVFENPVWYTSYTPYQAEISQGRLEALLNFQTMVSDLTALPLTNASLLDEATAAAEAMTMFHNTRSKVQEQAGVNTLLVDKEIWDQTLSVLQTRSVPQGISLLIADVSTFDFSTPVFGAIIQYPNANGDIIDYASFVEKAHAHDCRVAVATDLLALTLLTPPGEWGADVAFGSSQRFGIPLSYGGPSAAFFATRDSFKRDLPGRIIGISKDTQGRPVYRLALQTREQHIKREKATSNICTAQALLATMAGFYAVYHGPEGLKRIANRIYHHTETLAKVLTSLGFYVINTQYFDTLKISCPAKFSLKTLRERALKQQINLRYFSSGEIGISIDETTGNEDIAKLIKLFSTTLGNMSSVTYYEHNDTTLPLYLQRSSPFLQQPVFNKYHSETEMMRYIKKLERKDISLAHSMISLGSCTMKLNAAAEMLPLNHPAWGTMHPFVPSDQAQGYHEMFARLKDFLSEITGFPAVTFQPNSGAAGEYTGLITIRNYFKSQKQSQRNVILIPSSAHGTNPASAVQAGYEVVVVNCDDRGNVDVADLRTKAEQHKEQLAALMITYPSTHGVFESAIREICDIVHNNGGQVYMDGANMNAQVGLTSPATIGADICHLNLHKTFAIPHGGGGPGVGPVCAASHLAPYLPQHPVIDNEVTYTAVAAAPYGSAAIYAISYGYICMMGAEGLTDATKIAILNANYLAAKLKDTYGIVYSGETGRVGHEMILECRHFKATSGITETDIAKRLMDFGFHAPTLSFPVHGTLMVEPTESESLAELDRFVETMLTIYNEIKEIENGTADRTDNVLLNSPHCEFDVMSDAWSHSYSREKAAYPLEWVRENKFWLQVGRVDNAYGDRNLVCTCK
- a CDS encoding fumarylacetoacetate hydrolase family protein, with the translated sequence MKVFAIGWNYLDHNKELAHDEIPTEPTFFMKADTAIVKDNKPFFYPSFSQEIDYETEIVVRINRLGKGIDEKFAPRYYGEIGLGIDFTARDLQRRQRASGGPWEICKSFDQSAPISHFLKVSQFQDIQNINFHLAINGKTVQTGNTRDMIFPINQIIAYLSHFFTLKTGDLIFTGTPVNVGPVNIGDHLQGFIEDNLMLDFWVR
- a CDS encoding redox-sensing transcriptional repressor Rex; the encoded protein is MENSVHLPEPAIRRLPWYLSYAKLALEKGETTISSTQIAFAIGVDSSVVAKDLSYIDVAGKTRVGYNTFTLIEVLETFLGFTKSHPAFLFGVGRLGGALLQDNGLRQFGLEIIAAFDVKYELAGTNINHIPIHHFDNMCELRRKTGVDIAVLTVPINRAQEVADFLIEVNFKAIWNFTPIRIKVPDHIVVQNTSIYAHLAVMYNRLEQLKNE
- the porU gene encoding type IX secretion system sortase PorU; the encoded protein is MTRQASLWILALFLTSFANAAFASVHTYANHSVLAQGTWIKIRIASTGFYRLTFDDLRKAGITNPQDVHVYGYGGAELPEDFTKPFIDDLPDNAVYVGSNYIVFYAQGPISWQYNTTQKRFTHVTNCYSDYGYYFINQGSTPTKRISLATADTSIPTDTADYFLDYALHEKDLINLANSGREFYGETFSYTNSYTFPFTFVNADTRRNSFISIDAVANSTNTSSFTVNVNSATVGTVGIAAVSSMYDLARDGSGAFPFTPNMDNLNVTLTYNQPNSVATGYLNWIEMNVYRKLIMTNSVMFFRNPDFLNTVKIPLFTLSNANNNVAIWNITDPQNIQTVPTTRQETTLRFVSSASNKNLQQFVAIDTSQMSALPSPEIVQTNVPNQDLHALSAQDMVIISPDAFISEAEQLAQIHRDHDHLKVTVVTPEQVYNEFSSGTPDATAYRKIMKMLYDKYGSNPTTAPKYLLLFGRGCFDNRGIIPTSEPIRQLLDFESYNSISQTASYMSDDYFGFLDDNSGVNLNSDILRIGVGRFPIYTVDQAEATVNKTIQYIENQNTGYWKNQVCFVGDYYAGDAPDYDIHMTQADSIASITASANPYVQVNKIYLDAFQAVTNATSVTYPTAKDKLLNLIKSGVLLLNYTGHGGTSGWSNSQILTTDDIQSMYNQNLALWVTATCDFTRCDYTDLTAGEDVFLNPNGGGIALFTTTRTVFSTSNFIINQNFAHNVFYRDSNGNSLRLGDMMMRTKNAMPGDDNKMNFILIGDPALKLAFPAPNFTVVVDSINHVPISKTDTLNALSTMTISGHVDEPNTNNVCTDFNGYVQTKVFDKVEKMTTLANISGSSPFVYYDRPNILFSGKSLVKNGRFTVEAIIPKDIDYNFGTGRMSFYAADSLGHEGQGNFTNFFVGGTNNQIAWENNGPDIHMYLNTPEFRNGDKVNSTPLFVADVSDQTGINTIGSGIGHDITLTLDNDPNNYYVLNDYFQSNIGDYRSGVIQYKLPTLSNGKHTLTFKIWDVLNNSSDSTINFTVQQGISPDFYKIYNYPNPVTGESTNFVLQHDRPDNILSIKVFVYDITGRLLNIIQQTAVTESSTTTIPWNVTDANGVRLQPGIYLYKVEIASDNGSYSSKTQKVIISQ